The genomic stretch CTGGATTTTTACAGGTGGTATTTTTACGCCCGAATTTCAATAGGGGTATATGTTTTGCAAACTAACGCTCTTTAAAAGCCATGTGATAAAGTCTCTTTCCAAACGATTCGACCGGCAAGAGGATTTCAAAACGACTTTATCACTTGCTTTTCTGAGCTGTTGTGAACACCCCGAGCTTCGGACAGGCTGTTCACAACGCTTTTAATGAGGCGGATGGATATTGCTGAGGTCAAATGCCTGCCCGCCAGGGGTTGAAAGGTTAAAGTAAAGTTTGGAATCCCCGGTTACACCAAAGTCTCTGTTGGAACCGGTCTGTGCTACTTTCCCCAGCGCCTTCCGGAACAATTGGTTATGCGCTTCCTCGCGGTTAAGCAGGAAATCGATTGTCTGTCTCACCCCATTGTCATTAATCTGACGGTGAAGATACTCATAGACTACCTTGGCTCGCATCTCGGCGGCGATATCGGAGAGTAGGTCAGCAACAAGATCGCCGGTCACATTGACGTAATCGGCGGTCCACGGGTGGCCGGAGGCATTGACGAGGCCGGGCGCC from Hydrogenispora ethanolica encodes the following:
- a CDS encoding manganese catalase family protein, which encodes MFQHDKKPLHEVKVDRPNPNYAAMLQEQLGGANGELKAAMQYISQSFRVVDPEIRDMMLDIGAEELSHMEMVSMLITQLNGSNLQANNATIGEVETHVLTGLAPGLVNASGHPWTADYVNVTGDLVADLLSDIAAEMRAKVVYEYLHRQINDNGVRQTIDFLLNREEAHNQLFRKALGKVAQTGSNRDFGVTGDSKLYFNLSTPGGQAFDLSNIHPPH